Proteins encoded within one genomic window of Camelina sativa cultivar DH55 chromosome 19, Cs, whole genome shotgun sequence:
- the LOC104764155 gene encoding sugar transporter ERD6-like 8, protein MTRRKDDDMEKMNGKSEPLLLPEKESDVSEEASWMVYLSTFIAVCGSFEFGTCVGYSAPTQFGIMEELDLSYSQFSVFGSILNVGAVLGAITSGKISDFIGRKGAMRLASVISAIGWLIIYFAKGDVPLDFGRFLTGYGCGTLSYVVPVFIAEISPRNLRGALATLNQLFLVIGLASMFLIGAVVNWRTLALTGVAPCVVLFFGTWFIPESPRWLEMVGRHYDFKIALQKLRGPHANITREAEDIKEYLATLAHLPKTTLWDLVDKKNIRFVIVGVGLMVFQQCVGINGVIFYAQQIFVSAGASPTLGSILYSIEQVVLTALGATLLIDRLGRRPLLLASAVGMLIGCLLIGNSFLLKAHGLALDLIPALAVTGVLVYIGSFSIGMGAIPWVIMSEIFPINLKGTAGGLVTVVNWLSSWFVSFTFNFLMIWSPHGAFYVYGGVCVLAIIFIAKLVPETKGRTLEEIQAMMM, encoded by the exons ATGACGAGAAGAAAAGACGACGACATGGAGAAAATGAACGGAAAATCTGAGCCGTTGCTGCTACCGGAGAAAGAATCTGACGTCTCAGAAGAAGCTTCGTGGATGGTTTATCTAAGCACATTCATTGCCGTTTGTGGTTCCTTCGAGTTTGGAACATgc gtGGGGTATTCCGCTCCGACCCAGTTTGGGATTATGGAAGAGCTTGATTTATCATATTCCCAG TTTTCAGTTTTCGGATCGATATTGAATGTGGGAGCAGTGCTCGGCGCCATTACATCGGGGAAGATCTCCGATTTCATTGGTCGCAAAGGG GCCATGAGGTTGGCTTCAGTGATCTCTGCCATCGGTTGGCTTATTATTTACTTCGCCAAG GGTGACGTACCTttggattttggaagatttctCACGGGTTATGGTTGTGGTACGCTTTCCTATGTG GTACCGGTTTTCATCGCCGAAATCAGTCCGAGAAATTTACGAGGAGCATTAGCGACGCTTAACCAG CTCTTTCTTGTTATCGGATTGGCTTCTATGTTCCTCATAGGCGCTGTCGTAAACTGGAGAACTCTTGCATTAACCG GCGTCGCACCGTGCGTGGTTCTATTCTTTGGGACTTGGTTCATCCCTGAATCACCTAGATGGCTG gaaatggttggcCGCCACTACGATTTTAAAATTGCGTTGCAGAAACTGAGAGGTCCTCACGCCAATATCACAAGAGAAGCCGAAGATATCAAG GAGTACTTGGCGACTCTGGCCCACCTCCCAAAAACCACACTATGGGAccttgttgacaaaaagaacaTTCGATTTGTGATT GTGGGAGTTGGTTTGATGGTTTTCCAGCAGTGCGTCGGAATAAATGGTGTTATATTTTACGCACAACAAATATTCGTATCAGCAG GAGCATCCCCAACTCTTGGAAGCATTTTGTACTCGATCGAACAAGTTGTTCTAACAGCACTCGGTGCAACATTGCTAATCGATAGGCTTGGAAGAAGGCCACTTCTTTTG GCATCAGCTGTTGGGATGTTGATTGGATGTTTGCTCATCGGAAATTCATTTCTTTTGAAG GCCCATGGTTTAGCACTTGATCTCATCCCGGCCCTTGCAGTTACCGGtgtcttg GTTTATATCGGTTCATTCTCGATTGGAATGGGTGCAATCCCATGGGTTATAATGTCTGAG ATATTTCCAATAAATCTCAAAGGAACTGCTGGAGGACTTGTCACTGTGGTAAATTGGTTAAGTTCTTGGTTTGTTTCCTTCACGTTCAACTTTCTCATGATTTGGAGCCCTCATG GTGCATTCTATGTGTATGGTGGGGTATGTGTATTAGCTATTATCTTCATAGCAAAACTTGTTCCTGAAACCAAAGGCAGAACCTTGGAAGAGATTCAAGCAATGATGATGTAA
- the LOC104764156 gene encoding uncharacterized protein LOC104764156, whose product MLKSDLPKPYPTYRSLPLEIKKRWFRAFAQEFNWDPNITEYVRTHYNKQAKASFKANVREWKKTWKDKGPENLPDWMKAKKSLFDGYIRMWTNKKTIGIAAQNSTNRGSTRGGLGVAKHNNGAKTYERRWDEITIELGTEPNMIHFMEQTHLDKKTRTISDMKTKHYLDMASSQVELIQSQRQPDGDASLQTNPLTREEINSIMRGIVPKVRGKRYGFGNLLDDECPSSSSAPRQIPKLQEEIQTLKARELEKDAQTKYLMECNKLLVGRFPDLQPPGCPVTPTVEDDDDATQP is encoded by the exons ATGCTAAAATCTGATCTCCCAAAGCCATATCCAACATATCGATCTCTCCCACTTGAAATTAAAAAACGTTGGTTCAGAGCCTTTGCG CAAGAGTTCAACTGGGACCCCAACATCACAGAGTATGTTCGCACACACTACAACAAGCAAGCCAAAGCATCTTTCAAAGCAAATGTTCGTGAGTGGAAGAAAACATGGAAGGACAAAGGTCCTGAGAACTTACCGGATTGGATGAAGGCAAAGAAAAGTCTATTTGATGGTTACATCAGGATGTGGACAAATAAGAAAACCATAGGGATTGCTGCCCAAAACTCTACCAATCGGGGAAGTACAAGAGGTGGTTTAGGGGTGGCTAAACACAACAATGGTGCAAAAACATATGAACGACGTTGGGATGAGATA ACAATTGAGCTAGGAACAGAGCCTAATATGATTCATTTCATGGAACAAACACACTTAGACAAAAAGACCAGAACCATTAGCGATATGAAGACAAAACACTATCTTGATATGGCTTCTAGTCAGGTGGAGCTCATCCAATCTCAACGGCAACCTGATGGTGATGCTTCGCTTCAAACAAATCCTCTTACACGAGAGGAGATTAACTCTATTATGCGTGGT ATTGTTCCGAAGGTTAGAGGAAAACGTTATGGGTTTGGTAACCTTCTTGACGATGAATGCCCGTCTTCCTCTTCAGCTCCACGACAGATTCCTAAATTACAAGAGGAGATTCAAACTTTGAAGGCTAGAGAACTGGAGAAGGACGCTCAGACCAAGTATCTCATGGAGTGCAACAAACTCCTTGTAGGTCGGTTTCCTGATCTACAACCACCTGGCTGCCCGGTGACACCAACCGTCGAAGACGATGATGACGCAACACAACCTTAG